From a region of the Nonlabens sp. Hel1_33_55 genome:
- the ung gene encoding uracil-DNA glycosylase, whose protein sequence is MPVKIDPSWKEVLREEFNKEYFENLITFVKQEYETKTCYPPGNKIFAAFDRTPFEDVKVVILGQDPYHGAGQANGLCFSVADGITHPPSLINIFKEQQRDIDLRKPYPKSGNLEHWADQGVLLLNATLTVEAGKAGSHQKKGWEQFTDQVIKTLAEEREKLVFMLWGSFAKSKLKLIDEKKHFVLTSGHPSPLSANRGYWFDNKHFSRCNRYLKEQGKKPIDW, encoded by the coding sequence ATGCCCGTGAAAATTGATCCCAGTTGGAAGGAAGTATTGAGAGAAGAATTCAATAAAGAATACTTTGAAAACCTTATCACCTTTGTCAAACAGGAATATGAAACCAAGACCTGTTATCCACCAGGAAATAAAATTTTTGCGGCTTTTGATCGCACGCCTTTTGAAGATGTGAAAGTTGTGATTTTGGGTCAAGATCCCTACCATGGTGCTGGACAAGCTAATGGTCTTTGCTTTTCTGTGGCAGATGGTATTACTCACCCGCCATCCTTGATTAATATATTTAAGGAACAACAACGAGATATCGATTTGAGAAAGCCATACCCTAAATCTGGAAACTTAGAACACTGGGCAGATCAAGGCGTTTTACTTTTGAATGCCACACTAACTGTAGAAGCTGGTAAGGCTGGAAGCCACCAGAAAAAAGGTTGGGAGCAGTTTACAGATCAAGTTATCAAGACACTTGCGGAAGAGCGTGAAAAGCTGGTGTTTATGCTTTGGGGCAGTTTTGCAAAAAGTAAACTAAAATTGATTGATGAGAAAAAGCATTTTGTCCTGACCTCTGGACATCCATCACCTTTGAGTGCCAACCGAGGTTACTGGTTTGACAACAAACATTTCTCAAGATGCAATCGCTATTTAAAGGAACAGGGCAAGAAACCTATTGACTGGTAA
- a CDS encoding substrate-binding domain-containing protein — protein sequence MRTKINIGGVPEHFNLPWHLAIEDDAFAKANIDLNWQDIPEGTGRMCQALRDGELDVACILTDGIIKDITAGNPSKILQVYVESPLLWGVHAPASLIIEDTAQLDDPVIAISRFGSGSHLMSFLLAKRHDWNPDELKFDLVNTLDGAVKSLSTDQAQLFLWERYMTQPYVDQGIFKRLETIATPWPSFVIAATDKCIAEKEEALIKMLQIINKYSADFKEIPSIDRTIASHYDLQVGDVQQWLLRTEFTDQQLDAKTVAKISEQFLNVGISKEPIQLDDLLYNLPFPDEEE from the coding sequence ATGAGAACTAAAATCAATATAGGTGGCGTTCCAGAACATTTCAATCTACCATGGCATCTAGCTATAGAGGATGACGCTTTCGCGAAAGCGAACATAGATTTAAACTGGCAGGACATACCAGAAGGTACCGGTAGAATGTGCCAAGCATTAAGAGATGGCGAGTTGGATGTGGCCTGTATTTTGACCGACGGAATCATTAAGGATATAACAGCTGGCAATCCATCTAAAATTCTACAGGTGTATGTTGAATCACCTTTATTGTGGGGTGTACACGCTCCAGCAAGCCTAATTATTGAAGATACTGCTCAACTTGATGATCCAGTGATTGCCATAAGTCGTTTTGGTAGCGGTTCTCATTTGATGAGCTTCCTGCTTGCCAAAAGGCATGATTGGAATCCAGATGAGCTAAAATTTGATCTTGTGAATACTCTTGATGGCGCTGTTAAATCATTGAGTACAGACCAGGCACAATTATTCCTATGGGAACGCTATATGACACAGCCTTATGTGGATCAAGGTATCTTCAAAAGACTGGAAACAATAGCAACGCCATGGCCCAGTTTTGTGATTGCTGCAACAGACAAATGCATTGCAGAAAAGGAAGAAGCGTTGATTAAAATGCTGCAAATAATTAATAAGTATTCTGCTGATTTTAAAGAGATACCGAGCATTGACCGTACTATAGCTTCACATTATGATTTGCAGGTTGGTGACGTACAACAATGGCTATTGAGAACTGAGTTTACAGATCAACAGTTGGATGCAAAAACAGTTGCTAAAATCAGTGAACAATTCTTGAATGTAGGTATCTCCAAGGAGCCTATTCAATTAGATGATCTTCTTTATAATTTACCTTTTCCAGACGAGGAAGAGTAG
- the ppk1 gene encoding polyphosphate kinase 1 codes for MSSYNALVEKLKDYPYQHRDINWLSFNDRVLQEAADTSNPLYERLKFIAIFSSNLDEYFRVRVSQLRQLKRVDKSLRKKLALRPSKFVKQLLRKVHDQQMLLGEIFFEQIVPELASNKIVILKKDELKQQFKKEALSYFDKNLKDIVQSQLVEASKHSDIFLENQRLFLLVTFEDESKYGIVNIPSNEDQRFVEIAQNDGKHYICFLDDIIKLKLPHLFQEETLTGCYAVKLSRDAELYLDQELEGELADKIYESLEQRTDGQPTRFLYDEGMPKVVRKNIRKSLGLGKIDMVAGGAYHNFDDFFGFPDPTNNPELHAPDLEVLEHSGLHGNNYFDVIKEKDQLVHFPFMSFDYVQKFIDQSSTDDQVEEIKISLYRVADESDLTDSLLTALKNGKKVTVFVEAKARFDEENNIKWGRIFEEHGAQVIYSYPRIKVHSKVLLVLRKEKNKTKRYAYIGTGNFNAKTSKIYCDHGLFTANKQITKDLSRVFKVLEGKLIIPRAKHLLISPFTTRSTFEDLIRKETDSAKDGKPASITAKMNQLEDPGMIKLLYKASQAGVKIRLIVRGFSSLIPQLDQISDNIHMTSIVDRYLEHGRIYKFHNNGEPLMFMGSADWMSRNLDRRIEVLAPIYDEDIFQELDEILEVQLNDNIKARIHTPQENNPFVETDKDNPVRSQQVIYNYLKKKHNA; via the coding sequence TTGAGTTCATATAACGCACTTGTGGAAAAACTAAAGGATTACCCGTATCAGCATAGAGATATCAATTGGCTTAGCTTCAATGATCGAGTGCTTCAAGAGGCTGCTGACACTAGCAATCCTTTATATGAACGGCTAAAGTTCATCGCCATCTTCTCTTCTAATCTTGATGAGTATTTTAGAGTTAGGGTTTCTCAATTGCGACAATTAAAACGGGTTGATAAGAGTCTACGTAAAAAACTAGCGCTGCGACCTTCAAAATTTGTGAAGCAATTACTACGCAAAGTGCATGATCAACAAATGCTCTTAGGTGAAATATTCTTTGAGCAAATCGTTCCAGAACTCGCAAGCAACAAAATTGTAATTTTAAAAAAAGACGAATTAAAACAACAATTCAAAAAGGAAGCACTCTCCTATTTTGACAAGAATTTAAAAGACATTGTCCAATCTCAATTAGTTGAAGCCAGCAAGCACAGTGATATATTCCTTGAGAATCAAAGGCTGTTTTTGTTGGTGACTTTTGAAGATGAATCTAAATATGGTATTGTAAACATTCCGTCTAATGAGGATCAGAGATTTGTTGAAATTGCTCAGAATGATGGAAAACACTACATCTGCTTCCTGGATGATATAATTAAGTTGAAATTACCACATCTATTTCAGGAGGAAACGCTAACAGGATGTTATGCTGTAAAGCTATCTCGAGATGCAGAACTTTACCTTGACCAAGAACTAGAAGGAGAATTAGCCGATAAAATTTACGAGTCATTAGAACAACGAACTGATGGTCAACCTACACGTTTTCTGTACGATGAAGGCATGCCAAAGGTCGTTCGCAAAAACATCAGAAAAAGTCTTGGGTTAGGTAAAATTGATATGGTAGCTGGTGGCGCTTATCACAATTTTGACGACTTTTTTGGTTTTCCAGATCCAACCAATAATCCTGAACTTCACGCTCCAGATCTAGAGGTTTTAGAGCATTCAGGTTTACATGGCAATAACTATTTTGATGTTATAAAGGAGAAAGACCAATTGGTTCATTTTCCGTTTATGTCTTTTGATTACGTGCAAAAATTTATTGATCAAAGCTCTACAGACGATCAGGTTGAGGAGATTAAGATTAGTTTGTATCGCGTTGCAGACGAGAGTGATCTGACAGATTCTTTATTGACTGCTCTTAAAAACGGTAAGAAAGTAACCGTTTTTGTAGAAGCTAAAGCTAGATTTGACGAAGAAAACAATATCAAATGGGGTCGCATATTTGAGGAACATGGCGCGCAGGTTATTTATAGTTATCCGCGAATTAAAGTTCATAGCAAGGTGCTGCTCGTACTGCGCAAGGAAAAGAACAAGACCAAACGATATGCTTATATAGGAACAGGAAATTTCAATGCGAAAACTTCCAAAATCTATTGTGATCATGGCTTATTCACTGCTAACAAGCAAATTACCAAAGATTTATCTAGGGTTTTCAAAGTATTGGAAGGCAAGCTTATTATTCCTAGAGCAAAACATTTACTGATTTCGCCATTTACTACGCGCAGCACTTTTGAGGATCTCATTCGCAAAGAAACAGACTCTGCCAAAGATGGTAAGCCAGCAAGTATCACGGCAAAAATGAATCAGCTGGAAGATCCTGGAATGATAAAGCTGTTGTATAAGGCAAGCCAGGCTGGAGTCAAGATACGTTTGATCGTGAGAGGTTTTTCAAGCTTGATCCCACAACTGGATCAAATAAGCGACAACATCCATATGACGTCTATAGTGGATCGCTATTTGGAACACGGCCGTATTTACAAGTTCCACAATAATGGAGAACCATTAATGTTTATGGGCAGTGCAGACTGGATGTCTCGCAATCTTGATAGACGTATAGAGGTACTCGCTCCTATTTATGACGAAGATATTTTTCAGGAACTCGATGAGATTCTTGAGGTTCAATTGAATGATAATATCAAGGCTCGAATCCATACACCTCAAGAAAATAATCCTTTTGTAGAGACTGATAAGGATAATCCAGTACGCTCCCAACAAGTAATTTATAATTATCTGAAGAAAAAACACAACGCATAG
- a CDS encoding nucleoside phosphorylase, which produces MDKSVFSDSELILNSDGSIYHLNLKPEQLAHTIITVGDPERVPEVSKYFDTIKHKIAKREFHTHTGTYKGKEISVISTGIGTDNIDIVFNELDALVNIDFESREVKDQLTTLDIIRIGTTGAVQPKIAVDSFLLSQRGIGFDSLLHWYDNDIEDKKFAAALVKELQLSDDMATPYIVQCNKELSKHFQTIEMLNGTTITNVGFYGPQSRRLRLAPSNKELKQLITNFSYDGHQITNLEMETSGIYAMAALLGHRAVSLNAVLANRATGAFSKQPNETVDKLIQFTLDRIATI; this is translated from the coding sequence ATGGATAAATCTGTCTTTTCTGATTCTGAGCTGATTCTTAATAGTGATGGAAGTATCTATCATTTGAATTTGAAACCAGAGCAACTTGCGCATACTATCATTACAGTAGGTGATCCAGAGCGTGTTCCAGAGGTATCGAAATATTTTGACACGATTAAGCATAAGATTGCTAAACGTGAATTTCATACCCACACTGGGACTTACAAAGGCAAAGAAATTAGTGTTATTTCCACAGGTATAGGAACCGATAATATTGACATCGTTTTCAATGAGCTGGATGCTTTGGTAAATATAGATTTTGAATCACGTGAGGTGAAGGATCAACTCACTACGCTTGACATTATTAGAATTGGCACTACTGGAGCTGTACAGCCTAAAATTGCGGTGGATTCATTCTTGCTATCGCAACGTGGAATCGGCTTTGACAGTTTATTGCATTGGTATGATAATGATATCGAGGATAAAAAATTTGCTGCAGCTCTAGTCAAAGAGTTGCAACTATCTGATGATATGGCAACTCCATACATCGTACAATGTAACAAAGAACTATCCAAGCATTTTCAAACTATTGAAATGTTGAACGGAACAACTATTACAAACGTTGGATTCTACGGACCACAATCACGCCGATTGCGATTAGCACCGTCAAATAAAGAATTGAAACAACTCATCACCAATTTTTCTTATGATGGGCATCAGATTACAAATTTAGAGATGGAAACCTCTGGCATCTATGCTATGGCAGCCCTTCTGGGGCATAGAGCTGTATCATTGAACGCCGTTCTAGCTAACCGAGCAACAGGAGCGTTTTCAAAACAGCCTAATGAAACGGTTGATAAATTGATTCAGTTCACGCTGGATCGTATTGCAACAATTTAA
- a CDS encoding Rid family detoxifying hydrolase: protein MKEIIYTKTAPNPIGPYNQAVLWRGLHQHTLYTSGQIAIDPTTGNIETKDLEKETHLVMKNLQEVLKAAGMSFDHVIKTSIFLSDMKNFTTVNKIYGSYFNEDTAPARETVEVANLPKYVNVEISAIAING from the coding sequence ATGAAGGAAATCATTTATACAAAAACAGCTCCTAATCCCATAGGCCCCTATAATCAAGCCGTGCTATGGAGAGGTTTACACCAACATACACTTTATACCAGTGGCCAGATTGCTATTGATCCCACAACAGGAAATATAGAGACTAAAGACCTTGAAAAAGAAACCCATCTGGTAATGAAAAACCTGCAAGAGGTTTTGAAAGCTGCGGGAATGAGTTTTGATCATGTGATTAAGACCAGTATATTTTTGAGTGACATGAAAAATTTCACCACCGTGAATAAGATTTATGGGAGTTATTTCAATGAGGATACCGCACCAGCAAGAGAAACTGTTGAGGTTGCTAACCTTCCTAAATACGTCAATGTAGAAATTTCAGCTATAGCTATCAATGGATAA
- a CDS encoding peptidylprolyl isomerase: MKKIHGLLLILAIILTAASCKNEYPDIEDGIYAEFKTTKGTMLAELYYKATPTTVANFVALTEGNHEFVLDSLKGKPYYDGLVFHRVIDSFMIQGGDYTGTGSGQVGYQFAQEIVDTLKHDEKGILSMANAGPNTNGSQFFIMDEPNANLDGGYNVFGKVIEGLAVIDSISTVATNPRDNRPLDSVVMKSVKIIRKGKDAQKWDAVKTFKEGQELAEQERLAAEKLAEDRRAAAPAKRQAKAVEFADLKSKASKLPNSNVMIYTVSKGTGAKPEEGTRVLLEYSGFLENGNLFDSSDIETAQEFDALNPNKERANMYRPIPVQYSNQAAAIPGFRDALLSMNYGDKIVAFIPSEFAYGEAGNGPIPPNSNLIFEMELMENDQ; the protein is encoded by the coding sequence ATGAAGAAGATTCACGGCTTACTATTGATTCTAGCCATTATTTTAACTGCAGCATCTTGTAAAAATGAATATCCTGATATTGAAGATGGCATCTATGCAGAATTCAAAACAACCAAAGGAACCATGCTCGCCGAGTTGTACTACAAAGCAACACCTACCACCGTAGCTAACTTTGTGGCGCTTACTGAAGGTAACCACGAGTTTGTACTGGATAGTTTGAAAGGAAAACCATACTATGATGGTCTTGTATTTCACAGAGTTATCGATAGTTTCATGATTCAAGGTGGCGATTATACAGGTACTGGTTCTGGACAAGTAGGATATCAATTTGCACAAGAAATTGTTGATACATTGAAGCATGACGAGAAAGGAATTCTCTCCATGGCAAATGCGGGTCCTAATACAAATGGTAGCCAGTTCTTTATCATGGACGAGCCTAATGCTAACCTTGATGGAGGTTATAACGTTTTTGGTAAAGTGATTGAAGGTCTTGCCGTGATCGATTCTATTTCTACGGTTGCGACTAATCCTAGAGACAATCGCCCATTAGATAGCGTTGTAATGAAATCTGTCAAAATCATTAGAAAAGGAAAGGATGCTCAAAAATGGGATGCTGTAAAAACTTTTAAAGAAGGTCAAGAATTAGCAGAACAAGAAAGGTTAGCAGCAGAAAAACTAGCTGAAGACCGTCGTGCCGCAGCACCTGCAAAACGACAAGCAAAAGCAGTAGAATTTGCTGACCTTAAAAGTAAAGCTAGTAAACTTCCCAACAGCAATGTTATGATTTACACTGTTTCAAAAGGAACCGGTGCAAAACCAGAAGAAGGAACGAGAGTGTTGCTTGAATATTCTGGCTTTCTTGAAAATGGGAACCTTTTTGACAGTAGTGATATTGAAACGGCTCAAGAATTTGATGCACTTAATCCTAATAAGGAAAGAGCTAACATGTATCGCCCTATACCTGTACAATACAGCAATCAAGCAGCAGCGATTCCAGGATTTAGAGATGCATTACTTTCAATGAATTATGGTGATAAGATTGTGGCTTTCATTCCGTCAGAATTCGCTTATGGTGAAGCTGGAAATGGCCCTATACCACCCAACTCAAATTTGATCTTTGAAATGGAACTGATGGAAAACGATCAATAG
- the gldI gene encoding gliding motility-associated peptidyl-prolyl isomerase GldI, translating into MIALFVSVMVGCKNLEPREPIERKTSTTTDFSIELNKQRNAAEEAYIEKLIEADSAEFSRSPNGFYYRFIVQDSIAGDRPEFGDRVTFNYNMETLDGETIYSEEELSPVTKSLEQEYGIFKGLREGLKLMQVNDEVIFYFPSYTAYGFYGDEKRIGLHTPIKSTVKLLKIDKSK; encoded by the coding sequence ATGATTGCGCTGTTTGTCAGTGTTATGGTAGGCTGTAAGAATCTGGAGCCACGTGAACCTATTGAACGCAAGACCAGCACAACTACTGACTTTTCCATAGAACTCAACAAGCAAAGAAATGCTGCAGAGGAAGCTTACATCGAGAAGTTGATTGAGGCAGATTCAGCAGAATTTTCCCGTTCTCCCAATGGATTCTATTACCGCTTTATCGTCCAGGACAGCATCGCAGGTGACCGTCCCGAATTTGGCGATCGCGTCACGTTTAATTACAACATGGAGACGCTAGATGGAGAGACTATATACAGTGAAGAAGAGCTATCTCCCGTAACAAAGAGCCTGGAGCAGGAATACGGTATTTTCAAGGGATTACGTGAAGGATTGAAACTTATGCAGGTAAACGACGAGGTGATTTTCTACTTTCCTTCCTATACGGCGTACGGTTTTTATGGTGACGAGAAACGCATAGGCCTGCACACACCTATCAAAAGCACGGTGAAATTGCTTAAGATTGATAAGAGTAAATAA
- a CDS encoding DHH family phosphoesterase — protein sequence MQDQEIQKLKAELSSPKKIVIVPHKSPDGDAVGSITALYGYLKKGNHQVSMISPNDFPSFLSWLTYSEDILNYEQTRDESDKLIATADFIFILDHNAFHRAGDMEKPLSAANATFVMIDHHQQPDDFATYMYSDTSMSSTCEMMYHFLDKMKALDTIDPAMATSLYTGILTDTGSFKYRSTTSTTLRVAADLVDKGAESEAINRKIYDVNTPSRMKLLGVALNNLTVLPELRTAFITLTQEELDDNNFQKGDTEGFVNYALSLNDIVFAQIFIEKKDESIIKTSLRSKGDFDVNQMAREHWNGGGHKNAAGGRSELNMEETKAKLILILRDYEKALQGTQI from the coding sequence ATGCAAGATCAAGAAATACAAAAGCTCAAAGCTGAATTGTCCTCACCTAAAAAGATAGTTATTGTTCCCCACAAAAGTCCGGATGGTGATGCTGTGGGCTCCATAACGGCTTTGTATGGTTATCTTAAAAAGGGGAATCATCAAGTATCCATGATCTCACCTAATGATTTTCCATCATTTCTATCCTGGTTGACTTATAGTGAGGACATCCTCAACTATGAACAGACTCGCGATGAATCTGATAAATTGATTGCAACAGCAGATTTTATATTTATTCTGGATCATAATGCCTTCCATCGTGCCGGTGATATGGAGAAACCGCTTTCTGCGGCAAATGCGACCTTTGTAATGATTGACCATCATCAGCAGCCAGATGACTTTGCTACCTATATGTATAGCGATACCAGCATGAGTAGTACGTGTGAGATGATGTATCATTTTCTTGATAAAATGAAAGCACTTGATACGATCGATCCCGCTATGGCGACCAGCCTCTATACCGGTATTTTAACTGATACAGGCAGTTTCAAATATAGATCTACAACATCTACCACATTGAGAGTAGCTGCAGATCTAGTGGATAAAGGTGCAGAAAGTGAGGCCATCAACCGTAAGATTTATGATGTGAACACGCCATCCCGCATGAAGCTTTTAGGAGTAGCCTTGAACAATCTGACAGTTTTACCAGAATTACGTACCGCTTTTATCACGTTGACGCAAGAAGAGCTGGACGACAACAATTTCCAGAAAGGCGATACAGAAGGTTTTGTGAACTATGCTTTGAGTCTCAATGACATTGTATTTGCTCAGATTTTCATCGAGAAAAAGGACGAAAGCATTATCAAGACTTCCCTGCGATCCAAAGGTGATTTTGATGTCAATCAAATGGCTCGTGAACACTGGAATGGTGGCGGACACAAAAATGCCGCTGGCGGCAGGTCAGAACTGAATATGGAAGAGACTAAAGCCAAATTAATCCTTATATTGCGCGACTATGAAAAAGCACTTCAGGGCACACAAATATAG
- a CDS encoding nucleoside-diphosphate kinase, producing the protein MATNRTFTMIKPDAVEDGHIGAILEKITSSGFKIVALKLTQMTVADAQEFYAVHSERPFYGELVEFMSRGPIVAAVLEKENAVADFRTLIGATNPSEAADGTIRKLFAKSVGENAVHGSDSDENAAIEAAFHFAGREMF; encoded by the coding sequence ATGGCAACGAATAGAACTTTTACAATGATCAAACCTGATGCTGTCGAGGATGGACACATTGGAGCTATATTAGAAAAAATAACTAGCAGCGGCTTTAAGATCGTCGCTTTGAAACTAACGCAAATGACTGTTGCAGATGCACAGGAATTTTATGCGGTTCACAGCGAGCGCCCATTCTATGGAGAGTTGGTTGAATTTATGTCTCGCGGCCCTATAGTGGCAGCTGTATTAGAGAAGGAAAACGCAGTAGCAGATTTCCGTACACTAATAGGAGCAACAAACCCTTCAGAAGCAGCTGATGGTACCATCAGAAAATTATTTGCAAAGAGTGTAGGCGAGAATGCTGTTCACGGTAGTGATAGCGATGAGAATGCGGCGATTGAAGCAGCATTCCATTTTGCTGGAAGAGAGATGTTCTAG
- a CDS encoding Maf family nucleotide pyrophosphatase: MLQKKLQHLDIILASQSPRRQELLKELDIDFRIETRPVDEVYSKELKAGEITAFLSELKAKAFQNNIKDNQLIITSDTIVWLEDAALEKPKDLSHAKEMLASMSGKMHEVFTSVTFTTSTSQDTITDSTKVYFKNLTDAEISYYVETYKPMDRAGAYGIQDWIGYTAIEKLDGCYYNVMGLPLPKVYQWLSNNFQE; encoded by the coding sequence ATGTTACAGAAAAAATTACAGCACCTAGATATTATTCTTGCCTCACAATCGCCGCGAAGACAGGAATTGTTGAAGGAATTGGATATTGATTTCAGAATTGAGACAAGACCCGTTGACGAAGTTTATAGCAAAGAGCTTAAAGCAGGAGAAATCACAGCCTTTCTTTCTGAGCTTAAAGCGAAAGCCTTTCAAAACAACATCAAAGACAACCAATTAATCATTACCAGCGATACCATCGTATGGCTGGAAGATGCTGCGCTGGAAAAACCAAAAGACCTAAGCCACGCCAAAGAAATGTTAGCATCCATGAGCGGAAAGATGCATGAGGTCTTCACATCAGTTACCTTCACGACAAGCACCAGTCAAGATACTATCACAGATTCCACAAAAGTGTACTTTAAAAACCTCACAGACGCTGAAATCTCTTACTACGTAGAAACCTATAAACCTATGGATCGCGCTGGTGCTTACGGTATTCAGGATTGGATAGGTTATACTGCCATTGAAAAATTGGATGGTTGCTATTATAACGTGATGGGATTACCTTTACCTAAAGTCTATCAATGGCTTTCAAACAATTTCCAAGAATGA
- a CDS encoding geranylgeranylglycerol-phosphate geranylgeranyltransferase — MIYLKLSRWPNVLMTALTQLVIIYGYLPQTGADLALELWQVALLMISTALLTASGNVINDIYDVQTDILNKPDKVLVGKKITEKKAFNFYIILTILAVVAGFILANSVGLASLAAVFIIVSFLLYFYATYLKKVLLLGNLLISVLVGFVVVITAVFELVPSITEFNRAEQLAVFQHLLIFALFAVVVNLLRESIKDCQDIKGDHATGRNSLAILLGRDRALKVLAVYTIILLLIMGYFLTTVLYVDRISVYYTVFLIMAPLMYLGIRLWSSVSTKELAILSLVCKLVLLTGIIGIAIIKF, encoded by the coding sequence TTGATCTATCTTAAACTTTCTCGCTGGCCCAACGTATTGATGACCGCGCTCACGCAACTGGTTATCATTTATGGTTATCTGCCTCAAACGGGTGCAGATCTAGCTTTGGAGCTTTGGCAGGTTGCTCTATTGATGATCTCCACTGCTCTATTAACCGCTAGCGGTAATGTGATCAATGACATTTATGATGTGCAGACGGACATACTGAACAAACCCGATAAGGTACTGGTAGGTAAAAAAATCACAGAAAAGAAGGCTTTCAACTTTTACATAATATTGACGATACTTGCTGTTGTTGCTGGATTTATTTTGGCAAATTCGGTAGGTCTGGCAAGTCTTGCGGCGGTATTTATAATCGTTTCTTTTTTGTTATACTTCTATGCAACGTATTTAAAAAAGGTACTATTGTTAGGTAACCTGCTAATATCGGTTTTAGTTGGTTTTGTGGTTGTTATAACCGCTGTTTTTGAATTGGTTCCATCCATAACGGAATTCAACAGAGCGGAACAATTGGCAGTATTTCAGCATCTTTTAATTTTTGCCCTATTTGCTGTCGTCGTCAATCTATTGCGGGAAAGTATCAAGGATTGTCAGGATATAAAAGGCGATCATGCTACAGGACGTAATAGTCTCGCAATTTTATTGGGTCGTGACAGAGCCTTGAAAGTATTGGCGGTTTATACTATTATCTTATTACTTATCATGGGTTACTTCTTGACTACCGTACTTTATGTAGACCGTATCAGCGTTTATTATACAGTATTTCTGATTATGGCTCCGCTAATGTATCTGGGAATACGGCTGTGGAGTTCAGTATCCACTAAAGAGCTTGCAATCTTATCCCTTGTTTGTAAATTAGTTTTGCTGACAGGAATCATAGGCATCGCCATTATAAAATTTTAA
- a CDS encoding KdsC family phosphatase has product MKTNYKKLLTHIKAFIFDVDGVLTDGRLLISESGELLRTMNAKDGYAMKTALNNGYLVCIITGGKNEGVKSRLLGLGVDDVFLNASDKMIQLEEYMGKHNLTVDQILYMGDDMPDVPVLEYVGLATCPQDAIPEVKAVSDYISHKTGGDACVRDVIEQVMKVHGKWNVEHGKTAASS; this is encoded by the coding sequence ATGAAGACTAATTATAAGAAATTGCTCACCCATATCAAGGCTTTTATATTTGACGTAGACGGTGTACTAACTGACGGCCGACTACTGATCTCAGAAAGTGGTGAATTACTACGTACCATGAATGCCAAAGATGGTTATGCCATGAAAACAGCGCTTAACAATGGCTATCTAGTATGTATCATAACAGGTGGAAAAAACGAAGGTGTGAAATCCAGACTGCTAGGTTTAGGCGTTGATGATGTGTTTCTCAATGCGAGTGACAAAATGATTCAGCTTGAAGAATACATGGGAAAACACAATCTTACAGTTGATCAAATTCTATACATGGGCGATGATATGCCAGATGTTCCTGTGTTAGAATACGTAGGTCTTGCCACTTGCCCGCAAGATGCTATTCCAGAGGTCAAGGCAGTGAGTGACTACATCTCGCATAAAACTGGAGGCGATGCCTGCGTGCGTGACGTTATTGAGCAGGTTATGAAAGTTCATGGTAAATGGAATGTTGAACACGGTAAAACCGCTGCCAGCAGTTGA